The following are from one region of the Anolis carolinensis isolate JA03-04 unplaced genomic scaffold, rAnoCar3.1.pri scaffold_15, whole genome shotgun sequence genome:
- the znf362 gene encoding zinc finger protein 362 gives MAEPRFNNPYFWPPPPTMPSQLDNLVLINKIKEQLMAEKIRPPHLPPAAVSSQQPLLVPPSPAESGQSIMSIPKLQQVPGLHPQAVPQPDVALHARPATSTVTGLGLGSRAPAVSTSESSAGTGTSTPSTPTSSGQSRLIASSPTLISGIASPPLLDSIKTIQGHSLLGGAPKAERGRKKIKAENPSGPPVLVVPYPLLASGDIGKEGKTYRCKVCPLTFFTKSEMQIHSKSHTEAKPHKCPHCSKSFANASYLAQHLRIHLGVKPYHCSYCEKSFRQLSHLQQHTRIHTGDRPYKCPHAGCEKAFTQLSNLQSHQRQHNKDKPYKCPNCYRAYTDSASLQIHLSAHAIKHAKAYCCSMCGRAYTSETYLMKHMSKHTVVEHLVSQHSPQRTESPGIPVRISLI, from the exons ATGGCGGAACCGCGCTTTAACAACCCCTATTTCTGGCCGCCTCCTCCCACTATGCCCAGCCAG CTGGACAATCTGGTTCTGATCAACAAAATCAAGGAGCAGCTCATGGCGGAGAAGATCCGGCCGCCCCACCTGCCCCCGGCCGCGGTGTCCTCCCAGCAGCCCCTCCTGGTTCCTCCGTCGCCCGCCGAGAGCGGCCAGTCCATCATGTCCATCCCCAAGCTGCAGCAAGTCCCCGGGCTGCACCCCCAGGCCGTCCCCCAGCCTGACGTGGCCCTCCATGCCCGGCCTGCCACAAGCACTGtcacag GTCTGGGCCTGGGGTCGCGAGCGCCGGCGGTCAGCACCTCGGAGTCGAGTGCCGGGACGGGCACCAGCACCCCTTCGACGCCCACCTCCTCCGGCCAGAGCCGCCTCATTGCCTCGTCGCCCACCCTCATCTCAGGGATCGCCAGCCCCCCGCTCCTGGACTCCATCAAGACCATCCAGGGCCACAGCCTGCTGGGGGGCGCCCCCAAGGCCGAGCGGGGCCGCAAGAAGATCAAGGCCGAGAACCCCTCCGGGCCGCCGGTGCTGGTGGTGCCCTATCCGCTCCTGGCCTCGGGCGACATCGGCAAAGAGGGCAAGACCTACAG GTGTAAAGTCTGCCCGCTGACCTTCTTCACCAAGTCGGAAATGCAGATCCACTCCAAGTCCCACACGGAGGCCAAGCCCCACAAGTGCCCGCATTGCTCCAAGTCCTTCGCCAACGCCTCCTACCTGGCGCAGCACCTGCGCATCCACCTGGGCGTCAAGCCCTACCACTGCTCCTACTGCGAGAAGTCCTTCCGCCAACTTTCCCACCTCCAGCAACACACCAG AATCCACACCGGGGACCGACCCTACAAGTGCCCTCACGCCGGCTGCGAAAAGGCCTTCACTCAGCTCTCCAACCTCCAA TCTCACCAACGGCAGCACAACAAAGACAAGCCGTACAAGTGTCCCAACTGCTACCGGGCGTACACGGACTCGGCCTCGCTCCAGATCCACCTCTCGGCACACGCCATCAAGCACGCCAAGGCCTACTGCTGCAGCATGTGTGGCCGGGCCTATACTTCA GAGACCTACTTGATGAAGCACATGTCCAAACACACGGTGGTGGAGCATCTAGTGAGCCAACACTCTCCTCAAAGGACGGAGTCGCCCGGCATTCCTGTGCGGATCTCTCTCATCTGA